Proteins from a genomic interval of Mycobacteriales bacterium:
- a CDS encoding acyl-CoA dehydrogenase family protein: MHFGLTDEALALREGVRDVLAKACTPDVVRASWTDDTVTSRLWSQLGELGLLGLLVPEGDGGLGLTELVAVAALEEAGWAGVPGPLVETVAFAPLLVGTAALDDVLAGRARTTVQRSDGPVPGAAVAELVVQVHGGVDGVRLLHRGDAVVTPVETVDASRQAALVSGVGEPLTGDALLALLRGTLGTAAFLLGLARRQLDLTVAYVSDRRQFGVPVGSFQAVKHPLADAAVGTELAWPTVLRAAHSLATDDADAAVHVSAAKALASDAAYSVSRACLQAHGAMAYTVEYDLHLFAKRTWALARDWGSSTEHRAVIADHLRLEEHR, translated from the coding sequence ATGCACTTCGGCCTCACCGACGAGGCCCTCGCCCTGCGCGAGGGCGTGCGCGACGTGCTCGCCAAGGCCTGCACGCCCGACGTCGTGCGGGCCTCCTGGACCGACGACACCGTGACGTCGCGGTTGTGGTCGCAGCTGGGCGAGCTCGGCCTGCTCGGCCTGCTCGTCCCCGAGGGCGACGGCGGCCTGGGACTCACCGAGCTCGTCGCGGTCGCCGCGCTCGAGGAGGCCGGCTGGGCCGGCGTGCCCGGCCCGCTGGTCGAGACCGTCGCGTTCGCTCCGCTGCTCGTCGGCACAGCAGCCCTCGACGACGTCCTCGCAGGCAGGGCGCGTACGACGGTCCAGCGCTCCGACGGGCCGGTGCCCGGAGCCGCGGTGGCCGAGCTCGTGGTGCAGGTGCACGGTGGCGTCGACGGCGTCCGGTTGCTGCACCGCGGGGACGCCGTGGTCACGCCGGTCGAGACCGTCGACGCGAGCAGGCAGGCGGCGCTGGTCAGCGGCGTCGGCGAGCCGCTCACCGGTGACGCACTGCTCGCGCTGCTGCGCGGCACCCTCGGCACGGCCGCGTTCCTGCTCGGGCTGGCCCGTCGGCAGCTCGACCTCACCGTCGCCTACGTCAGCGACCGCAGGCAGTTCGGCGTTCCGGTCGGGTCGTTCCAGGCCGTGAAGCACCCGCTGGCCGACGCGGCCGTCGGCACCGAGCTGGCCTGGCCGACGGTCCTGCGCGCGGCCCACTCGCTGGCCACCGACGACGCCGATGCCGCGGTCCACGTCAGCGCTGCCAAGGCGCTCGCGAGCGACGCGGCGTACTCCGTGTCCCGAGCCTGTCTCCAGGCTCACGGGGCGATGGCCTACACCGTGGAGTACGACCTGCACCTGTTCGCCAAGCGCACCTGGGCGCTCGCGCGCGACTGGGGCAGCAGCACCGAGCACCGGGCGGTCATCGCCGACCACCTGCGACTGGAGGAGCACCGATGA
- a CDS encoding acyl-CoA dehydrogenase family protein, protein MELEETDQEQAFRAEARAWLRAHVPHGLPSGDTREGFALHLDWEKQLYDARWAVVSWPDQYGGRGASAWEWLAFEEEYYAAGGPQRVTQNGIFLLAPTLFGFGTQEQQDTLLPRMAAAQDLWCQGWSEPGAGSDLASLTSRADRVDGGWVLSGQKTWTTRGAFCTHLFGLFRTDPESSRHHGLTYFLVPLDAPGVTVRGFARLDGDEGFAEVFFDDVTVPDSAVLGGVGAGWSVAMATTGSERGLTLRSPGRYTAAADRLVELARDHAVDDGQRDAVVRAWVDAEAYRLYTLQAVSNEQAGRSRVGESSIAKLAWSELDVRLHETALDLLGPGAELEGPWSKGFQFSLAGPIYAGTNEVQRNIVAERLLGLPRK, encoded by the coding sequence ATGGAGCTAGAGGAGACCGATCAGGAGCAGGCCTTCCGCGCCGAGGCGAGGGCCTGGCTGCGCGCGCACGTCCCTCACGGGCTGCCGAGTGGCGACACCCGCGAGGGCTTCGCGCTCCACCTCGACTGGGAGAAGCAGCTCTACGACGCCCGCTGGGCCGTCGTCTCCTGGCCCGATCAGTACGGCGGTCGCGGCGCGAGCGCGTGGGAGTGGCTCGCCTTCGAGGAGGAGTACTACGCCGCGGGCGGTCCGCAGCGCGTCACCCAGAACGGCATCTTCCTGCTCGCCCCGACGCTGTTCGGCTTCGGCACCCAGGAGCAGCAGGACACCCTGCTCCCGCGGATGGCGGCTGCTCAGGACCTGTGGTGCCAGGGCTGGTCGGAGCCCGGTGCCGGCTCCGACCTCGCGAGCCTGACCAGCCGCGCCGACCGGGTCGACGGCGGGTGGGTCCTGTCCGGCCAGAAGACCTGGACCACCCGCGGGGCCTTCTGCACGCACCTTTTCGGGCTGTTCCGCACCGACCCCGAGTCGTCGCGGCACCACGGCCTCACCTACTTCCTGGTGCCGCTCGACGCCCCCGGCGTGACGGTCCGCGGCTTCGCCCGGCTCGACGGTGACGAGGGCTTCGCCGAGGTCTTCTTCGACGACGTGACGGTGCCCGACAGCGCCGTGCTCGGTGGCGTCGGTGCGGGCTGGTCGGTCGCGATGGCCACGACCGGCTCCGAACGCGGGCTCACCCTGCGCTCCCCCGGGCGCTACACCGCGGCCGCCGACCGGCTCGTCGAGCTCGCCCGCGACCACGCGGTCGACGACGGCCAGCGCGATGCGGTCGTGCGCGCCTGGGTCGACGCCGAGGCCTACCGCCTCTACACCCTGCAGGCCGTCAGCAACGAGCAGGCCGGCCGGTCGCGGGTCGGCGAGTCCAGCATCGCCAAGCTCGCCTGGTCCGAGCTCGACGTGCGACTGCACGAGACCGCGCTCGACCTGCTCGGCCCCGGCGCGGAGCTCGAGGGCCCGTGGAGCAAGGGCTTCCAGTTCTCCCTCGCCGGACCCATCTACGCCGGCACCAACGAGGTCCAGCGCAACATCGTCGCCGAGCGCCTGCTCGGCCTGCCCCGGAAGTAG
- a CDS encoding FadD3 family acyl-CoA ligase: MTTIPAALATAAERAPDRTALVTDEVRWTFAELQDEVRRGARALHAAGVRRGDRVGLWAPNSHRWAVAALGSVSLGAALVPVNTRFKGEEAAYCLSRVGVSLLVVDDRFLSGLLGADPVEALGLDVPVVRMSEWDAFLAGGSADLDVDALAADVTDDDPCDIVFTSGTTGRPKGVVARHGASVRLFQTWADTVGLVEGERMLVVAPFFHTFGYKAGLLACLLKTATCLPLPVFDVDEAVRVIDTEQVSVVPGPPTLFSSLLEHPRGGSLSSLRLAVTGAAVVPQVLVERMRSDLGFETVITAYGLTECGGFATGCRVGDSDELVATTSGRAVDGVEVRVVGETGEPLAPGEPGEVLIRSYAVMSGYWDDDAATAEAVDGDGWLRTGDVGVMDDAGNLRITDRIKDMYVVGGFNAYPAEVEQVLLRHEAVADVAVIGVPDDRLGEVGKAFVVPRAGVPLDPAELLAWSRERLANYKVPRTVEVVDSLPRNAGGKVTKNVLRAM; the protein is encoded by the coding sequence TTGACCACCATCCCCGCGGCGCTCGCCACTGCCGCCGAGCGCGCACCGGACCGCACGGCGCTGGTGACCGACGAGGTGCGCTGGACCTTCGCCGAGCTCCAGGACGAGGTACGACGGGGAGCGCGGGCGCTGCATGCCGCGGGCGTCCGGCGCGGTGACCGGGTCGGGCTGTGGGCGCCCAACAGCCACCGGTGGGCCGTTGCGGCTCTCGGGTCGGTGTCGCTCGGTGCGGCCCTCGTGCCGGTGAACACCCGCTTCAAGGGCGAGGAGGCGGCGTACTGCCTCTCGCGCGTCGGTGTGTCCCTGCTGGTCGTCGACGACAGGTTCCTGTCGGGGCTCCTTGGCGCCGACCCGGTCGAGGCGCTCGGACTCGACGTCCCGGTGGTCCGCATGTCGGAGTGGGACGCCTTCCTCGCCGGGGGGTCGGCTGACCTCGACGTCGATGCACTGGCGGCGGACGTCACCGACGACGACCCCTGCGACATCGTCTTCACGTCCGGCACGACCGGCCGTCCCAAGGGCGTCGTCGCCCGGCACGGTGCGTCGGTGCGGCTGTTCCAGACCTGGGCCGACACCGTCGGGCTCGTCGAGGGCGAGCGGATGCTCGTCGTCGCGCCGTTCTTCCACACCTTCGGCTACAAGGCCGGTCTGCTGGCCTGCCTGCTGAAGACGGCCACCTGCCTGCCGCTGCCCGTCTTCGACGTCGACGAGGCCGTGCGGGTCATCGATACCGAGCAGGTGTCGGTCGTGCCCGGGCCGCCGACGCTGTTCTCCTCGCTGCTCGAGCACCCTCGCGGTGGCTCGCTGTCGTCGTTGCGGCTCGCGGTCACGGGAGCGGCTGTCGTCCCGCAGGTGCTCGTGGAGCGGATGCGCAGCGACCTCGGCTTCGAGACCGTCATCACCGCCTACGGGCTCACCGAGTGCGGCGGCTTCGCGACAGGGTGCCGGGTCGGTGACTCCGACGAGCTGGTCGCCACGACCTCCGGTCGGGCGGTGGACGGCGTCGAGGTGCGCGTGGTCGGCGAGACAGGCGAGCCGCTCGCTCCCGGGGAGCCGGGGGAGGTGCTCATCCGGTCCTACGCGGTGATGAGCGGCTACTGGGACGACGACGCCGCGACGGCCGAGGCCGTGGACGGCGATGGCTGGCTGCGCACCGGCGACGTCGGCGTGATGGACGACGCGGGCAACCTACGGATCACCGACCGCATCAAGGACATGTACGTCGTCGGCGGCTTCAACGCCTACCCCGCCGAGGTCGAGCAGGTCCTGCTGCGCCACGAGGCCGTCGCCGACGTCGCCGTCATCGGCGTGCCCGACGACCGCCTCGGTGAGGTGGGGAAGGCCTTCGTCGTACCCCGGGCCGGTGTGCCGCTGGACCCTGCGGAGCTGCTCGCCTGGTCGCGCGAGCGGCTGGCCAACTACAAGGTGCCGCGCACCGTCGAGGTCGTGGACTCGCTGCCGCGCAACGCCGGCGGCAAGGTCACCAAGAACGTCTTGCGGGCGATGTGA
- a CDS encoding TetR/AcrR family transcriptional regulator yields the protein MAAPVDRRDVILQRAADLFARQGVAATTVREIADAVGILSGSLYHHFASKDDIVDAIVGTFMTDLVERYDAVLALSDDPAERLRGLVVASLETVAGHPHATEIYQKDARYLASTSEGKAPVMDNARLIRKAWIGVLEQGVEAGLFRNDVPVGVVYPLLRDGLWLTARWFKPSRDYGYDELARDYLKVFLEGIASGVPAVRG from the coding sequence GTGGCCGCCCCCGTCGACCGGCGCGACGTGATCCTGCAGCGCGCCGCGGACCTCTTCGCCCGCCAAGGCGTCGCCGCCACGACCGTGCGCGAGATCGCCGACGCCGTCGGGATCCTCTCCGGCTCGCTCTACCACCACTTCGCGAGCAAGGACGACATCGTCGACGCGATCGTCGGCACCTTCATGACCGATCTGGTGGAGCGCTACGACGCGGTGCTGGCGCTGTCCGACGACCCCGCGGAGCGGCTGCGCGGGCTCGTCGTCGCGAGCCTCGAGACCGTCGCCGGGCACCCGCACGCCACCGAGATCTACCAGAAGGACGCCCGCTACCTCGCGAGCACCAGCGAGGGCAAGGCGCCGGTCATGGACAACGCGCGGCTCATCCGCAAAGCCTGGATCGGCGTGCTCGAGCAGGGCGTCGAGGCGGGGCTGTTCCGCAACGACGTGCCGGTCGGCGTCGTCTACCCGCTGCTGCGCGACGGCCTGTGGCTGACGGCCCGGTGGTTCAAGCCGAGCCGCGACTACGGCTACGACGAGCTCGCCCGCGACTACCTCAAGGTCTTCCTCGAGGGCATCGCGAGCGGCGTCCCGGCGGTCCGCGGCTGA